A window of Caldisericaceae bacterium genomic DNA:
GTATTGCAGAGAAGATTATTGAATACCTTAAAACAGGGAAAATCACTAAACTTGAAGAACTAAAGAGAAACATCCCAGAAGGACTTCTTGAACTTGAGAAGGTGCCAGGGTTGGGTGCAAAGAGAGTAAAAGTTTTGTATGAAAAACTTGGTATAAAAAACCTTGAAGACCTTAAACAGGCTTGTTTAGAGCATAAAATTATGAATTTAGAAGGGTTTGGTGAAAAGACC
This region includes:
- a CDS encoding DNA polymerase III, which codes for MRNKEVAQKFYELAEISELVGDNPFKIKAYLEAARVIENFPKPIEELADENKLTDIKGIGKSIAEKIIEYLKTGKITKLEELKRNIPEGLLELEKVPGLGAKRVKVLYEKLGIKNLEDLKQACLEHKIMNLEGFGEKT